From a single Vitis vinifera cultivar Pinot Noir 40024 chromosome 18, ASM3070453v1 genomic region:
- the LOC100242069 gene encoding CST complex subunit CTC1 isoform X1, which translates to MYFSNLSNDEAKVGRFRGMEGGKMVSISELVQGRRPLTATSTLHSPPSTSSHTPPISSSSSFPNSNLPPSTPAGGVTAPRILTPLNHPSYLIGTLALPSYLHSTPALPCCSHSTCFVFSDASSTVCCDVLHLDLRIIGNRIRVLSWNFIPSKCGGFLEIIRWSFLDSTARLSRCSNLDAFPLVLGSSSDSKDGSKGRYSLRGVLESVSPVSVIPCSVVTRTSKSGSGTNFSTPSNLRGFLAQIMVCECELCCSKEGLMSLDDPRKGLRGHCFTKPQILYFCGSGSSWHPLFTKLIGNVICISHLKKKLVFIGKEESQLMYVTTGKTVLRVLSMANQELPHKEAVIKGMGECGLYSGIITGIYMQGMVINLDERVWLLITDRLLNPPHSLRVGALISVRNIHFLNPKFSWTEMLILGSCFKTSIIVECFSPLETGCHKVSQSQSLLGKFIDSLAFSARLWVLLVVSCFRKKFCGILTEKEILGSKHREGLVQVFARSHLPSSVFQYRYGVFMEFCKHDSCGCGTEPNYDQLKLVAPISNLVHHCEAMWMKNQLEGDCETMVNNNEFSQLSCGGRSHGLPITRILPSEAIGVILLGSLKISPSGRLQLIDATGCIDVVIPDLPSDCNSNSIYEVNDYSLVMEGMPDHLDHFGLVEMEPFSCRSIFESSPLVREISLTMYVYFHLRKSSLQKFLVHPHMNLKDNLKEPEDGRFHMLHVTHKFPVLQKFQKDQVVSDGLSMLVEAVVLPWDLFLSGKNPTKVSKDQKKEPMELYNSRNYHEYVSFKRCKIDHASSRLLSSGLTDKSSVAGMGLCGHLSDCSSANKQYPVEIPCLACCRSGCLVSSGSLYCTEAALKFGAGCNLGALKVLLEFKSESFFKYQLLQIGGYYITKHQNKDLFCNHRDFDYVRGGKFLITSGTTIWSLSFSYDEIFHYTDPSFDPALVTCPLHNSQQTELLLQRSTDNCHEMCSDIHLHLPADLKNELDVDFTVLEKDLIKTAPKLEEVANVPLCIETAMTASMQSFQTDDSAFLLPEGNLVSLQGQVLAVHNLNHTSLDAHSSNENYGDVRQLRLSRGVTWSTCIHVLMDHHIVSIFGGLSEHAYPTGFGSGVVATFHRILELGGQNRLMLTPVSFIAINSMKLNNDQYNAECSNPVNVSELYNFVPLDAVSSCLISELIQCLECKPMQFHCRIVAVHFLVLEKNRKSQPKVPCRLSVDIPLASFVLDDGSSSCCCWANAERAATLLRLHEEFPLKAFGSSSWKLKGIGIDNACRTTIYHLDKLLKKHGRITVKNYGSISDSSSQDLMFSVGSNDLLSSSDENLLKFIILNACIGTFWTIIGDVMDSEAVGQLEEHVPKMGMTMHSMQSIWAKEVSYVNPLTEARNMVEELLNR; encoded by the exons ATGTATTTCTCGAATTTGAGTAATGATGAGGCAAAGGTGGGTCGGTTTAGAGGAATGGAAGGCGGGAAAATGGTGTCCATCTCAGAGCTGGTTCAAGGTCGTCGTCCCCTCACCGCTACATCCACTCTTCACTCTCCTCCCTCTACTTCGTCTCACACACCTCCCATTTCCTCTTCATCTTCCTTCCCAAACTCCAATCTTCCTCCATCTACCCCGGCAGGCGGTGTCACTGCCCCAAGAATCCTCACCCCTCTCAACCACCCTTCATATCTCATCGGAACCCTAGCCCTACCTTCCTACCTCCATTCAACCCCTGCTCTTCCTTGTTGCTCCCACAGCACCTGCTTTGTCTTCTCCGATGCTTCCTCCACTGTTTGCTGTGATGTTCTCCATCTTGATCTTCGAATCATTGGCAACAGAATCCGCGTTCTTTCCTGGAACTTCATTCCTTCCAAGTGCGGCGGCTTCCTGGAGATTATTAGATGGAGTTTCCTGGATTCTACTGCTAGACTCAGTCGTTGTTCCAATTTAGATGCATTTCCGTTGGTTTTGGGTTCTTCCTCTGATTCTAAAGACGGTTCCAAGGGTCGTTATAGCCTTCGCGGTGTATTAGAGTCGGTCAGCCCTGTTTCAGTCATCCCTTGTTCAGTTGTGACTCGTACTTCTAAAAGTGGTTCTGGTACAAATTTTAGCACTCCAAGCAATTTACGTGGATTTCTTGCGCAGATTATGGTTTGTGAGTGCGAATTATGTTGTTCCAAAGAGGGGTTAATGTCTTTGGACGATCCACGTAAAGGGTTAAGGGGCCATTGTTTTACTAAACCTCAGATTCTTTACTTTTGTGGGTCTGGCTCATCTTGGCATCCATTATTTACAAAGCTTATTGGAAATGTTATTTGTATATCACATTTGAAGAAGAAGTTAGTTTTCATTGGAAAGGAAGAATCTCAGCTCATGTATGTAACCACAGGGAAGACTGTGCTCCGAGTGTTGAGCATGGCCAATCAAGAGCTTCCGCATAAAGAGGCTGTAATTAAGGGGATGGGTGAATGTGGCCTTTATTCCGGCATTATAACAGGGATATACATGCAAGGAATGGTTATAAATTTGGATGAACGAGTGTGGCTTTTGATAACAGATAGACTACTTAATCCACCGCATAGTCTTAGGGTGGGCGCACTA ATATCCGTCAGAAATATCCACTTTCtgaatccaaaattttcttggACAGAAATGCTTATACTTGGGTCTTGCTTTAAGACTAGCATTATTGTAGAATGCTTCTCTCCATTGGAAACTGG CTGCCATAAGGTTTCACAATCTCAGAGCCTGTTGGGGAAGTTTATTGACTCATTAGCATTTTCTGCCAGACTATG GGTGTTGCTTGTTGTTTCGTGTTTCAGGAAAAAGTTCTGTGGAATACTAACAGAGAAGGAGATTTTAGGATCAAAACAT AGGGAAGGATTGGTTCAGGTGTTTGCTAGGTCACATTTACCTTCATCAGTGTTTCAATATCGG TATGGTGTATTCATGGAATTCTGTAAGCATGACTCATGTGGCTGTGGGACTGAACCAAATTATGATCAGCTAAAATTG GTGGCACCCATCTCTAATCTTGTCCACCATTGTGAAGCCATGTGGATGAAAAACCAATTAGAAGGTGATTGTGAAACAATGGTCAACAACAACGAATTTAGCCAGCTGTCCTGTGGAGGGAGATCTCATGGCCTTCCAATTACAAGGATTTTGCCTAGTGAAGCAATAGGTGTTATTTTGCTTGGAAGTTTAAAG ATTTCTCCTTCTGGAAGACTGCAATTGATTGACGCCACAGGCTGCATTGACGTTGTTATACCAGATCTTCCATCAGATTGCAATAGCAACAGCATATATGAG GTAAATGACTACAGTCTTGTTATGGAAGGCATGCCTGATCACTTGGATCATTTTGGATTAGTTGAAATGGAGCCGTTCTCATGCAGAAGTATCTTCGAGAGTTCTCCATTAGTGAGAGAGATAAGTTTAACAATGTATGTTTACTTTCATTTGCGAAAATCAAGCCTTCAAAAATTTCTTGTCCATCCCCATATGAATTTGAAGGATAATCTTAAGGAACCTGAAGATGGAAGATTTCATATGCTCCATGTAACACACAAGTTTCCTGTGCTACAAAAG TTTCAAAAAGATCAAGTTGTTTCAGATGGATTGAGCATGCTTGTTGAGGCTGTGGTCTTGCCTTGGGATTTGTTTCTTTCTGGGAAAAATCCAACTAAGGTTTCCAAGGACCAGAAAAAGGAACCTATGGAACTTTATAACAGTAGAAACTACCATGAGTATGTTTCTTTCAAGAGATGCAAAATTGATCATGCATCAAGCCGACTATTGAGCTCAGGCTTAACAGATAAGTCAAGTGTTGCTGGTATGGGATTGTGTGGTCATCTGAGTGATTGTTCTAGTGCTAATAAACAATATCCAGTTGAAATTCCATGTCTGGCTTGCTGTAGAAGTGGCTGCCTTGTTAGTTCAGGATCATTGTATTGCACAGAGGCTGCTTTAAAGTTTGGTGCTGGCTGCAATCTGGGTGCACTAAAAGTATTGCTAGAGTTCAAGTCAGAAAGTTTTTTCAAGTATCAG TTGTTGCAAATTGGAGGTTATTACATCACAAAGCACCAGAACAAAGATCTTTTCTGCAATCATAGAGACTTTGATTATGTCAGAGGTGGTAAATTTCTTATTACCTCTGGAACAACTATTTGGAGCTTGTCATTCTCCTATGATGAGATTTTCCACTATACTGATCCATCATTTGATCCAGCATTAGTCACTTGTCCTCTCCACAATTCTCAGCAGACTGAACTATTACTCCAGAGGTCCACTGATAATTGTCATGAAATGTGTTCAGATATTCATCTCCATCTCCCTGctgatttaaaaaatgaattggatGTGGATTTTACGGTATTAGAAAAAGATCTGATCAAGACAGCTCCAAAACTGGAAGAGGTTGCTAATGTTCCTCTATGCATTGAAACAGCAATGACTGCATCAATGCAATCTTTTCAAACTGATGATTCTGCTTTCCTTTTGCCTGAGGGGAATCTAGTGTCTCTACAGGGACAGGTCTTAGCTGTTCATAATCTCAACCACACTTCTCTTGATGCACACTCGAGCAATGAAAATTATGGTGATGTTCGGCAGTTGAGACTCTCTAGGGGAGTGACATGGAGCACGTGTATTCATGTCTTGATGGACCATCACATT GTGAGCATTTTTGGTGGCCTAAGTGAGCATGCTTATCCTACTGGATTTGGATCCGGGGTAGTTGCAACTTTTCATCGAATTCTAGAATTGGG TGGGCAGAATAGATTGATGTTGACACCTGTATCATTTATTGCAATCAACTCCATGAAGCTAAACAATGACCAATACAATGCTGAGTGTTCAAATCCAGTTAATGTTTCAGAGTTATACAATTTTGTCCCTCTAGATGCAGTTTCTTCTTGTTTGATCTCTGAGTTGATTCAGTGCTTGGAGTGTAAGCCAATGCAATTTCACTGTAGG ATTGTGGCTGTCCATTTTCTGGTGCTGGAGAAGAATAGAAAATCACAACCAAAAGTCCCCTGCAGGCTATCTGTTGATATTCCACTTGCCAGTTTTGTATTGG ATGATGGGTCGTCCTCATGTTGTTGCTGGGCTAATGCTGAAAGAGCTGCAACCTTGCTAAGGCTACATGAAGAATTCCCATTGAAAGCATTTGGAAGCAGTAGCTGGAAATTAAAGGGGATTGGTATAGACAATGCCTGCAGGACCACTATTTATCATCTGGACAAACTCTTAAAGAAGCATGGAAGAATTACTGTGAAAAACTACGGATCTATATCTGATTCTTCTAGTCAAGATCTTATGTTTTCTGTTGGTTCAAATGATCTCTTGAGCAGTTCAGATGAGAACCTCCTCAAATTCATAATCCTTAATGCCTGCATTGGAACATTTTGG
- the LOC100242069 gene encoding CST complex subunit CTC1 isoform X2 produces the protein MYFSNLSNDEAKVGRFRGMEGGKMVSISELVQGRRPLTATSTLHSPPSTSSHTPPISSSSSFPNSNLPPSTPAGGVTAPRILTPLNHPSYLIGTLALPSYLHSTPALPCCSHSTCFVFSDASSTVCCDVLHLDLRIIGNRIRVLSWNFIPSKCGGFLEIIRWSFLDSTARLSRCSNLDAFPLVLGSSSDSKDGSKGRYSLRGVLESVSPVSVIPCSVVTRTSKSGSGTNFSTPSNLRGFLAQIMVCECELCCSKEGLMSLDDPRKGLRGHCFTKPQILYFCGSGSSWHPLFTKLIGNVICISHLKKKLVFIGKEESQLMYVTTGKTVLRVLSMANQELPHKEAVIKGMGECGLYSGIITGIYMQGMVINLDERVWLLITDRLLNPPHSLRVGALISVRNIHFLNPKFSWTEMLILGSCFKTSIIVECFSPLETGCHKVSQSQSLLGKFIDSLAFSARLWVLLVVSCFRKKFCGILTEKEILGSKHREGLVQVFARSHLPSSVFQYRYGVFMEFCKHDSCGCGTEPNYDQLKLVAPISNLVHHCEAMWMKNQLEGDCETMVNNNEFSQLSCGGRSHGLPITRILPSEAIGVILLGSLKISPSGRLQLIDATGCIDVVIPDLPSDCNSNSIYEVNDYSLVMEGMPDHLDHFGLVEMEPFSCRSIFESSPLVREISLTMYVYFHLRKSSLQKFLVHPHMNLKDNLKEPEDGRFHMLHVTHKFPVLQKFQKDQVVSDGLSMLVEAVVLPWDLFLSGKNPTKVSKDQKKEPMELYNSRNYHEYVSFKRCKIDHASSRLLSSGLTDKSSVAGMGLCGHLSDCSSANKQYPVEIPCLACCRSGCLVSSGSLYCTEAALKFGAGCNLGALKVLLEFKSESFFKYQLLQIGGYYITKHQNKDLFCNHRDFDYVRGGKFLITSGTTIWSLSFSYDEIFHYTDPSFDPALVTCPLHNSQQTELLLQRSTDNCHEMCSDIHLHLPADLKNELDVDFTVLEKDLIKTAPKLEEVANVPLCIETAMTASMQSFQTDDSAFLLPEGNLVSLQGQVLAVHNLNHTSLDAHSSNENYGDVRQLRLSRGVTWSTCIHVLMDHHIVSIFGGLSEHAYPTGFGSGVVATFHRILELGGQNRLMLTPVSFIAINSMKLNNDQYNAECSNPVNVSELYNFVPLDAVSSCLISELIQCLECKPMQFHCRVSYDLMQCFTSRLWLSIFWCWRRIENHNQKSPAGYLLIFHLPVLYWMMGRPHVVAGLMLKELQPC, from the exons ATGTATTTCTCGAATTTGAGTAATGATGAGGCAAAGGTGGGTCGGTTTAGAGGAATGGAAGGCGGGAAAATGGTGTCCATCTCAGAGCTGGTTCAAGGTCGTCGTCCCCTCACCGCTACATCCACTCTTCACTCTCCTCCCTCTACTTCGTCTCACACACCTCCCATTTCCTCTTCATCTTCCTTCCCAAACTCCAATCTTCCTCCATCTACCCCGGCAGGCGGTGTCACTGCCCCAAGAATCCTCACCCCTCTCAACCACCCTTCATATCTCATCGGAACCCTAGCCCTACCTTCCTACCTCCATTCAACCCCTGCTCTTCCTTGTTGCTCCCACAGCACCTGCTTTGTCTTCTCCGATGCTTCCTCCACTGTTTGCTGTGATGTTCTCCATCTTGATCTTCGAATCATTGGCAACAGAATCCGCGTTCTTTCCTGGAACTTCATTCCTTCCAAGTGCGGCGGCTTCCTGGAGATTATTAGATGGAGTTTCCTGGATTCTACTGCTAGACTCAGTCGTTGTTCCAATTTAGATGCATTTCCGTTGGTTTTGGGTTCTTCCTCTGATTCTAAAGACGGTTCCAAGGGTCGTTATAGCCTTCGCGGTGTATTAGAGTCGGTCAGCCCTGTTTCAGTCATCCCTTGTTCAGTTGTGACTCGTACTTCTAAAAGTGGTTCTGGTACAAATTTTAGCACTCCAAGCAATTTACGTGGATTTCTTGCGCAGATTATGGTTTGTGAGTGCGAATTATGTTGTTCCAAAGAGGGGTTAATGTCTTTGGACGATCCACGTAAAGGGTTAAGGGGCCATTGTTTTACTAAACCTCAGATTCTTTACTTTTGTGGGTCTGGCTCATCTTGGCATCCATTATTTACAAAGCTTATTGGAAATGTTATTTGTATATCACATTTGAAGAAGAAGTTAGTTTTCATTGGAAAGGAAGAATCTCAGCTCATGTATGTAACCACAGGGAAGACTGTGCTCCGAGTGTTGAGCATGGCCAATCAAGAGCTTCCGCATAAAGAGGCTGTAATTAAGGGGATGGGTGAATGTGGCCTTTATTCCGGCATTATAACAGGGATATACATGCAAGGAATGGTTATAAATTTGGATGAACGAGTGTGGCTTTTGATAACAGATAGACTACTTAATCCACCGCATAGTCTTAGGGTGGGCGCACTA ATATCCGTCAGAAATATCCACTTTCtgaatccaaaattttcttggACAGAAATGCTTATACTTGGGTCTTGCTTTAAGACTAGCATTATTGTAGAATGCTTCTCTCCATTGGAAACTGG CTGCCATAAGGTTTCACAATCTCAGAGCCTGTTGGGGAAGTTTATTGACTCATTAGCATTTTCTGCCAGACTATG GGTGTTGCTTGTTGTTTCGTGTTTCAGGAAAAAGTTCTGTGGAATACTAACAGAGAAGGAGATTTTAGGATCAAAACAT AGGGAAGGATTGGTTCAGGTGTTTGCTAGGTCACATTTACCTTCATCAGTGTTTCAATATCGG TATGGTGTATTCATGGAATTCTGTAAGCATGACTCATGTGGCTGTGGGACTGAACCAAATTATGATCAGCTAAAATTG GTGGCACCCATCTCTAATCTTGTCCACCATTGTGAAGCCATGTGGATGAAAAACCAATTAGAAGGTGATTGTGAAACAATGGTCAACAACAACGAATTTAGCCAGCTGTCCTGTGGAGGGAGATCTCATGGCCTTCCAATTACAAGGATTTTGCCTAGTGAAGCAATAGGTGTTATTTTGCTTGGAAGTTTAAAG ATTTCTCCTTCTGGAAGACTGCAATTGATTGACGCCACAGGCTGCATTGACGTTGTTATACCAGATCTTCCATCAGATTGCAATAGCAACAGCATATATGAG GTAAATGACTACAGTCTTGTTATGGAAGGCATGCCTGATCACTTGGATCATTTTGGATTAGTTGAAATGGAGCCGTTCTCATGCAGAAGTATCTTCGAGAGTTCTCCATTAGTGAGAGAGATAAGTTTAACAATGTATGTTTACTTTCATTTGCGAAAATCAAGCCTTCAAAAATTTCTTGTCCATCCCCATATGAATTTGAAGGATAATCTTAAGGAACCTGAAGATGGAAGATTTCATATGCTCCATGTAACACACAAGTTTCCTGTGCTACAAAAG TTTCAAAAAGATCAAGTTGTTTCAGATGGATTGAGCATGCTTGTTGAGGCTGTGGTCTTGCCTTGGGATTTGTTTCTTTCTGGGAAAAATCCAACTAAGGTTTCCAAGGACCAGAAAAAGGAACCTATGGAACTTTATAACAGTAGAAACTACCATGAGTATGTTTCTTTCAAGAGATGCAAAATTGATCATGCATCAAGCCGACTATTGAGCTCAGGCTTAACAGATAAGTCAAGTGTTGCTGGTATGGGATTGTGTGGTCATCTGAGTGATTGTTCTAGTGCTAATAAACAATATCCAGTTGAAATTCCATGTCTGGCTTGCTGTAGAAGTGGCTGCCTTGTTAGTTCAGGATCATTGTATTGCACAGAGGCTGCTTTAAAGTTTGGTGCTGGCTGCAATCTGGGTGCACTAAAAGTATTGCTAGAGTTCAAGTCAGAAAGTTTTTTCAAGTATCAG TTGTTGCAAATTGGAGGTTATTACATCACAAAGCACCAGAACAAAGATCTTTTCTGCAATCATAGAGACTTTGATTATGTCAGAGGTGGTAAATTTCTTATTACCTCTGGAACAACTATTTGGAGCTTGTCATTCTCCTATGATGAGATTTTCCACTATACTGATCCATCATTTGATCCAGCATTAGTCACTTGTCCTCTCCACAATTCTCAGCAGACTGAACTATTACTCCAGAGGTCCACTGATAATTGTCATGAAATGTGTTCAGATATTCATCTCCATCTCCCTGctgatttaaaaaatgaattggatGTGGATTTTACGGTATTAGAAAAAGATCTGATCAAGACAGCTCCAAAACTGGAAGAGGTTGCTAATGTTCCTCTATGCATTGAAACAGCAATGACTGCATCAATGCAATCTTTTCAAACTGATGATTCTGCTTTCCTTTTGCCTGAGGGGAATCTAGTGTCTCTACAGGGACAGGTCTTAGCTGTTCATAATCTCAACCACACTTCTCTTGATGCACACTCGAGCAATGAAAATTATGGTGATGTTCGGCAGTTGAGACTCTCTAGGGGAGTGACATGGAGCACGTGTATTCATGTCTTGATGGACCATCACATT GTGAGCATTTTTGGTGGCCTAAGTGAGCATGCTTATCCTACTGGATTTGGATCCGGGGTAGTTGCAACTTTTCATCGAATTCTAGAATTGGG TGGGCAGAATAGATTGATGTTGACACCTGTATCATTTATTGCAATCAACTCCATGAAGCTAAACAATGACCAATACAATGCTGAGTGTTCAAATCCAGTTAATGTTTCAGAGTTATACAATTTTGTCCCTCTAGATGCAGTTTCTTCTTGTTTGATCTCTGAGTTGATTCAGTGCTTGGAGTGTAAGCCAATGCAATTTCACTGTAGGGTAAGCTACGATCTTATGCAGTGCTTTACAAGCAG ATTGTGGCTGTCCATTTTCTGGTGCTGGAGAAGAATAGAAAATCACAACCAAAAGTCCCCTGCAGGCTATCTGTTGATATTCCACTTGCCAGTTTTGTATTGG ATGATGGGTCGTCCTCATGTTGTTGCTGGGCTAATGCTGAAAGAGCTGCAACCTTGCTAA